In one window of Desulfovibrio sp. DNA:
- a CDS encoding riboflavin synthase has translation MFTGIIQGQGEVRSLRKTGNECRICLRPLFTLPDIVDGESIAVNGACLSVEEHGADTFTAYASGETLSRTTLGTLQTGHLVNLERALALGDRLGGHLVSGHVDCMATVREVRQAGQSLRCRIAFPAEFGVEVIPKGSVTLDGISLTVNDCGPDFLEVNIIPDTQKRTTMLHWRPGVAVNMETDLIGKYVRNLLRPWAAAASGDTAAPKASGLNMDFLLRQGFL, from the coding sequence ATGTTTACAGGCATTATTCAGGGGCAGGGCGAGGTGCGCTCCTTGCGCAAAACCGGCAACGAGTGCCGTATTTGCCTGCGTCCTCTTTTTACCCTGCCTGACATTGTGGATGGCGAATCCATTGCCGTCAACGGAGCCTGCCTTTCCGTGGAAGAACACGGGGCAGACACCTTTACGGCCTACGCTTCAGGTGAGACGCTCTCGCGCACTACCTTGGGGACGCTGCAAACAGGGCATCTGGTCAACCTTGAACGGGCTCTGGCCCTGGGCGACCGCCTGGGCGGCCACCTTGTGAGCGGCCATGTGGATTGCATGGCCACTGTGCGCGAAGTGCGCCAGGCGGGCCAGTCCCTGCGCTGCCGCATTGCCTTTCCCGCCGAATTTGGCGTCGAGGTTATTCCCAAGGGTTCGGTGACCCTTGACGGCATCAGCCTTACAGTCAATGATTGCGGCCCGGATTTTCTTGAGGTCAACATCATACCCGATACCCAGAAGCGCACCACCATGCTGCACTGGCGTCCGGGTGTGGCCGTCAATATGGAAACTGACCTCATCGGCAAGTACGTGCGCAACCTGCTGCGTCCGTGGGCTGCCGCCGCCAGCGGCGATACCGCCGCGCCCAAAGCCTCAGGGCTGAACATGGATTTTCTGCTGCGTCAGGGTTTTTTGTAG
- the ribD gene encoding bifunctional diaminohydroxyphosphoribosylaminopyrimidine deaminase/5-amino-6-(5-phosphoribosylamino)uracil reductase RibD, translating into MSELDYAPFMREAIALARKGRWKTCPNPMVGAVLVRDGHVVARGWHHAAGLDHAEVACLKDAAARGVDPSQCTLVVTLEPCCHQGKTPPCTDAVRQAGIKKIVVGLADPNPEACGGACQLRESGLEVIEGVCADACRDLVADFLVWQQKQRPYVILKMAATLDGRIATRRGESQWISSEESRQEVQRLRAGIGRCGGAVLVGGGTFRADNPRLTVRPLSDDEPDCRQPLACVLTSRLPQPDADFFLLKERPEQTVFLASPAAAASTTAKALRDIGVRVLSLGPALRGGPDLTHMLKALWEELHCPYLLCEGGGHLALSLLEAGVVDEFRLHMAPIILGDEDAHPLFSGRAPLSLDEALRMRVMGTHTSGGDIHIELRPLHTAETK; encoded by the coding sequence ATGTCTGAACTGGATTACGCCCCCTTCATGCGCGAAGCCATCGCCCTGGCGCGGAAGGGCCGCTGGAAAACCTGCCCCAACCCCATGGTGGGCGCGGTGCTTGTGCGTGACGGCCATGTTGTGGCCAGGGGGTGGCACCATGCCGCAGGGCTTGACCACGCCGAGGTGGCCTGCCTGAAAGACGCTGCCGCCAGGGGAGTGGATCCGTCCCAGTGCACTCTTGTTGTGACGCTGGAACCCTGCTGCCACCAGGGCAAGACGCCTCCCTGCACCGATGCCGTGCGCCAGGCGGGGATCAAGAAAATCGTGGTGGGCCTTGCCGACCCCAATCCCGAAGCCTGCGGCGGCGCATGCCAACTGCGCGAAAGCGGCCTGGAAGTTATTGAAGGCGTCTGCGCTGATGCCTGCCGTGACCTTGTGGCCGACTTTCTGGTCTGGCAGCAAAAGCAGCGGCCCTACGTTATCCTGAAGATGGCTGCCACTCTTGATGGCCGCATTGCCACACGCCGGGGCGAATCCCAGTGGATCAGCTCCGAAGAATCGCGGCAGGAAGTGCAGCGACTGCGGGCTGGCATTGGCCGTTGCGGCGGCGCTGTGCTTGTGGGCGGCGGCACCTTTCGCGCGGACAACCCGCGCCTCACCGTGCGCCCCCTCAGCGATGACGAGCCTGACTGCCGCCAGCCTCTGGCGTGCGTGCTCACATCGCGCCTGCCGCAGCCCGACGCGGATTTTTTCCTGCTGAAAGAGCGGCCCGAGCAGACAGTGTTTCTGGCTTCGCCCGCTGCCGCCGCTTCGACCACGGCCAAAGCCCTGCGCGATATCGGCGTGCGTGTGCTTTCTCTTGGCCCGGCGCTGCGCGGCGGCCCCGACCTGACCCACATGCTCAAGGCCCTGTGGGAAGAACTGCACTGCCCCTACCTTTTGTGCGAAGGGGGCGGGCACCTGGCTCTCAGTCTTCTGGAAGCCGGAGTTGTTGACGAATTTCGCCTGCACATGGCGCCCATAATCCTGGGTGATGAAGACGCGCACCCGCTTTTTTCCGGCCGGGCTCCCCTGAGTCTGGACGAAGCGCTGCGCATGCGCGTTATGGGAACCCATACCAGCGGCGGCGACATCCATATAGAACTGCGCCCCCTGCACACTGCGGAAACAAAGTAG
- a CDS encoding cytidine/deoxycytidylate deaminase family protein produces the protein MQRLPWPEYFMNITYLVSGRSTCTRRKVGAVAVKDKRILATGYNGAPAGVPHCLDIGCLREQMGIPSGQRHEICRGLHAEQNVIIQAAVHGINISGAELYCTTHPCVQCSKMLINCGIRHIYYTEYYPDELATTMLAEAGVHVERLNFIPPVISPQPE, from the coding sequence ATGCAACGTCTGCCTTGGCCTGAATATTTTATGAACATCACCTACCTTGTCAGCGGGCGCTCAACGTGCACGCGCCGCAAGGTCGGCGCTGTGGCCGTGAAGGACAAACGCATTCTCGCCACAGGGTATAACGGCGCACCCGCTGGCGTCCCGCACTGTCTTGACATCGGCTGCCTGCGTGAGCAGATGGGCATTCCCTCTGGCCAGCGGCATGAAATCTGCCGGGGCCTGCATGCGGAACAGAATGTCATTATTCAGGCTGCGGTACACGGCATCAATATCAGCGGCGCTGAACTGTACTGCACGACCCATCCCTGCGTTCAGTGCAGCAAAATGCTTATCAACTGCGGCATACGGCATATTTATTACACGGAATACTATCCTGACGAACTTGCCACCACCATGCTTGCTGAAGCGGGGGTGCACGTGGAACGGCTCAACTTCATTCCACCAGTCATCAGCCCCCAGCCGGAGTAG
- the glyA gene encoding serine hydroxymethyltransferase: MDEILLQDPEIARAIFLESQRQMGKLELIASENIVSTAVRQAQGSILTNKYAEGYPGKRYYGGCEYVDMIETLAQERAKLLFDAQYVNVQPHSGSQANMAAYLAFLKPGDTILGMDLSHGGHLTHGSPVNFSGRLFNIVSYGVQRETGRIDYDAVVEKAREHRPKVIVAGASAYPRAIDFARFRAIADEVDAKLVVDMAHIAGLVAAGLHQSPVPYAHVTTTTTHKTLRGPRGGMILSTEDMAKTLNSQIFPGIQGGPLMHVVAAKAVALGEALHPSFKAYQQQVMDNAATLAACLTEAGYDLVSGGTDNHLMLVDLTRKDITGKDAEIALDTAGITVNKNTVPFETRSPFVTSGVRLGAAALTTRGMKQDHMRTVGQFIVTAIENRNDAAALEKIRAEVEEFALQFPLFAH; the protein is encoded by the coding sequence ATGGATGAAATTCTCCTTCAGGACCCGGAAATCGCACGGGCCATCTTTCTGGAATCGCAAAGGCAGATGGGTAAGCTTGAGCTTATCGCTTCGGAAAACATTGTTTCCACTGCCGTGAGGCAGGCTCAGGGCAGCATACTCACCAACAAGTATGCAGAAGGGTATCCCGGCAAACGCTATTACGGCGGCTGCGAATATGTGGATATGATCGAAACCCTTGCCCAGGAGCGTGCCAAGCTGCTTTTTGACGCCCAGTACGTCAACGTGCAGCCCCACTCCGGCTCGCAGGCCAATATGGCCGCGTACCTGGCTTTTCTCAAGCCTGGCGACACCATTCTTGGCATGGACCTTTCCCACGGCGGGCACCTCACCCATGGCAGTCCGGTGAACTTTTCCGGCCGCCTCTTCAACATCGTGTCCTACGGCGTGCAGCGTGAAACCGGTCGCATCGACTATGACGCGGTGGTCGAGAAAGCGCGTGAACACAGGCCCAAGGTCATCGTGGCCGGTGCCAGCGCCTACCCCCGCGCCATTGACTTTGCCCGCTTCCGTGCCATTGCCGATGAAGTTGACGCCAAGCTGGTGGTCGATATGGCGCATATCGCCGGTCTTGTGGCCGCCGGTCTGCACCAGAGCCCCGTGCCCTACGCCCACGTCACCACAACGACCACGCACAAAACCCTGCGCGGCCCCCGTGGCGGCATGATCCTCTCCACCGAAGACATGGCCAAGACGCTGAACAGCCAGATCTTCCCCGGCATTCAGGGCGGCCCCCTGATGCACGTGGTGGCAGCCAAGGCCGTGGCCCTGGGCGAGGCGCTGCACCCCTCCTTCAAGGCCTACCAGCAGCAGGTGATGGACAATGCAGCCACCCTGGCGGCATGCCTGACCGAAGCCGGATACGACCTTGTGTCCGGCGGCACCGACAACCACCTCATGCTGGTAGACCTGACCCGCAAGGACATCACCGGCAAGGACGCTGAAATAGCTCTGGATACCGCTGGCATCACGGTCAACAAAAACACTGTTCCTTTTGAAACACGCTCTCCCTTTGTGACGTCGGGCGTGCGCCTGGGCGCTGCGGCCCTCACCACGCGCGGCATGAAGCAGGATCATATGCGCACTGTGGGCCAGTTCATTGTAACGGCCATTGAAAACCGTAATGACGCTGCTGCCCTTGAAAAAATTCGTGCGGAAGTTGAAGAGTTCGCCCTTCAGTTTCCCCTGTTTGCCCACTAG